A single genomic interval of Pseudomonas sp. FeN3W harbors:
- a CDS encoding class I SAM-dependent DNA methyltransferase, which produces MEQEKLGSPKRITQQELESYLWGAAVLLRGLIDAGDYKQFIFPLLFFKRVSDVWDEEYQSALQESDGDLSYAEFAENHRFQIPTGAHWRDVRQVPMNVGMAIQKAMRDIEAANPELLDGIFGDAAWTNRERLPDETLKDLIEHFSTQTLSVANVPEDELGNAYEYLIKKFADDSGHTAAEFYTNRTVVHLMTQLLKPQAGESIYDPTCGTGGMLISALDEVKRSGGEYRTLKLYGQERNLITSSIARMNLFLHGVEDFQIIRGDTLAEPKHIAGDRLRKFDVILANPPYSIKQWNRTAWEQDAWGRNFLGTPPQGRADYAFQQHILASLSDKGRSAALWPHGVLFRNEEQSMRAKMVEQDWVEGVIGLGPNLFYNSPMESCILICNRHKPAERKGKVLFIDAVNEVTRERAQSFLKAEQQKRILDAWQAFADEPGFARVATLDDLAGNGFNLSIPLYVKRQSGSASAGQPAQSLQEAWASWQDCGRTFWLQMDELVETLDGLIAQEGADA; this is translated from the coding sequence ATGGAACAAGAGAAGCTAGGCAGTCCTAAGCGCATCACTCAACAGGAACTGGAAAGCTATCTCTGGGGCGCAGCAGTCCTGCTGCGCGGCCTCATCGATGCCGGCGACTACAAGCAATTCATCTTCCCGCTGCTGTTCTTCAAGCGTGTCTCCGACGTATGGGACGAGGAGTACCAGTCCGCCCTGCAAGAGTCGGATGGTGACCTGTCCTACGCTGAGTTCGCCGAGAACCATCGCTTCCAGATCCCGACCGGCGCGCACTGGCGCGATGTCCGCCAGGTGCCGATGAATGTTGGCATGGCCATCCAAAAAGCCATGCGCGATATCGAGGCGGCCAACCCGGAGCTGCTCGACGGCATCTTCGGCGATGCGGCCTGGACGAACCGCGAGCGCCTCCCTGACGAGACCCTCAAGGACCTGATCGAGCACTTCTCGACCCAGACCCTCTCGGTAGCCAACGTGCCCGAGGACGAGCTGGGCAACGCCTACGAGTACCTGATCAAGAAGTTCGCCGACGACTCCGGCCACACCGCCGCCGAGTTCTACACCAATCGCACCGTCGTGCACCTGATGACCCAGCTGCTCAAGCCCCAGGCTGGCGAGTCGATCTACGACCCCACCTGTGGCACCGGCGGAATGCTGATCTCCGCGCTCGACGAGGTGAAGCGCTCCGGGGGCGAGTACCGCACCCTCAAGCTCTACGGTCAGGAACGCAACCTGATCACCTCGTCCATCGCCCGGATGAACCTGTTCCTGCACGGCGTCGAGGACTTCCAGATCATCCGTGGCGACACCCTCGCGGAGCCCAAGCACATTGCCGGCGACCGCCTGCGCAAGTTCGACGTGATCCTGGCCAACCCGCCGTACTCGATCAAACAATGGAACCGCACGGCCTGGGAGCAGGACGCCTGGGGGCGCAACTTCCTCGGCACGCCGCCTCAGGGACGCGCTGACTACGCCTTCCAGCAGCACATTCTCGCCAGCCTCAGCGACAAGGGCCGCAGCGCGGCGCTATGGCCGCATGGAGTGCTGTTCCGTAACGAGGAGCAGTCGATGCGCGCCAAGATGGTCGAGCAGGACTGGGTCGAGGGCGTCATCGGCCTTGGGCCGAACCTGTTCTACAACTCGCCGATGGAGTCCTGCATTCTGATCTGCAACCGGCACAAGCCTGCCGAGCGCAAGGGTAAGGTGCTGTTCATCGATGCCGTCAACGAGGTGACCCGCGAGCGGGCGCAGAGTTTCCTCAAGGCCGAGCAGCAAAAGCGCATCCTCGATGCCTGGCAGGCGTTTGCCGACGAGCCGGGCTTCGCCCGCGTGGCCACCCTGGACGACCTCGCCGGCAACGGCTTCAACCTGTCCATCCCGCTCTACGTAAAGCGCCAGAGCGGTAGCGCCTCGGCAGGCCAGCCGGCGCAGAGCTTGCAGGAAGCCTGGGCCAGCTGGCAGGACTGCGGCCGGACGTTCTGGCTGCAGATGGATGAACTGGTGGAAACGCTGGATGGGCTGATCGCGCAGGAGGGAGCCGATGCGTAG
- a CDS encoding ATP-binding protein — protein sequence MRSAIELLDELNAVDESARIEAKRSSDIGKSVMETVVAFANEPGLDGGYLLLGVDWAVNDKGDTVYRPAGLPDPDKVQRDLASQCASMLNVTLRPEMQLEQVQGKTLLVVYVPEADVTQKPIYKKATGLPGGAYRRIGSSDQRCVDEDLWVLRGESQPLHGPDFSVLSDARMDDFDPAAIAAYRRDRARINPQAEELAYGDADMLEALGAVRRVDGTLQPTLAGIVLLGKPLALRRLLPMVRIDYIRVPGTEWVEDPENRFQSIDIRKPLLLALPQAEASIIDELPKGFRLPEGQLHSVQEPILPRKVIREALANAAMHRNYAQHSPTQIIRYSNRIEIRNAGYSLKEPAQLGQPGSRLRNPAIAAVLHDLHLAEAKGTGIRAMRRLAADAGLPLPEFHSDRQANEFKLTLFLHNLLTEEDHVWLRNYAGSNLGSDEAKVLIYVRATGAVDNTACRDFCGSDTLAASQVLRRLRDRGLLLKQGAGSRTYYVLNSAEHAPRAETVQAELPLEIPTSSGEDVVISANPHKLDPQSPQALVGIPAELLQRIQAAGLKPRQATVRELLRELCALRPYTAQELAQILGRKDSRELTRMHLKPMREAGILTLLYPESEKHPHQAYRTVREDKEQDGNAESASKTR from the coding sequence ATGCGTAGCGCCATCGAACTGCTGGACGAGCTCAATGCGGTGGACGAGTCCGCCCGGATCGAGGCCAAGCGTTCCAGCGACATCGGCAAGTCGGTCATGGAGACCGTGGTCGCCTTCGCCAATGAACCCGGCCTGGACGGTGGCTACCTGCTGCTGGGGGTGGACTGGGCGGTCAACGACAAGGGCGATACCGTTTACCGGCCAGCGGGACTGCCTGATCCGGATAAGGTGCAGCGTGATCTCGCCAGCCAGTGCGCCAGCATGCTCAACGTCACGCTGCGCCCGGAAATGCAGCTGGAACAGGTGCAAGGCAAGACGCTGCTGGTGGTCTATGTGCCCGAGGCCGATGTCACCCAAAAGCCCATCTACAAGAAGGCCACGGGCCTGCCGGGTGGCGCCTACCGCCGTATTGGTTCCAGTGACCAGCGCTGCGTAGATGAAGATCTGTGGGTGTTGCGGGGGGAAAGTCAGCCCCTGCACGGCCCCGATTTCAGTGTCCTATCCGATGCCCGGATGGACGACTTCGACCCTGCCGCCATTGCCGCCTACCGGCGTGACCGCGCTCGCATCAATCCACAGGCAGAAGAGCTGGCCTATGGCGACGCAGACATGCTCGAAGCCTTGGGGGCGGTACGGCGGGTGGACGGCACGCTGCAACCGACGCTGGCCGGCATCGTGCTGCTCGGCAAGCCGCTTGCCCTGCGCCGCCTGCTCCCTATGGTGCGCATCGACTACATCCGTGTACCTGGTACCGAGTGGGTGGAAGACCCGGAAAACCGCTTCCAGTCCATCGACATCCGCAAGCCTCTGTTGCTGGCGTTACCGCAGGCCGAAGCCAGCATCATCGATGAGCTGCCCAAGGGCTTTCGCCTGCCCGAGGGCCAGTTGCACAGCGTTCAGGAGCCCATCCTGCCGCGCAAGGTGATCCGAGAGGCGCTGGCCAATGCTGCAATGCACCGCAACTACGCCCAGCACAGCCCGACGCAGATCATCCGCTACAGCAACCGCATCGAGATCCGTAATGCTGGTTACTCCCTCAAGGAGCCGGCACAGCTGGGCCAGCCCGGTTCGCGCCTGCGCAATCCGGCCATCGCGGCGGTGCTGCATGATCTGCACCTGGCCGAGGCCAAGGGCACCGGCATTCGTGCCATGCGCCGGCTGGCGGCCGATGCCGGCCTGCCACTGCCAGAGTTTCACTCGGACCGCCAGGCCAATGAGTTCAAGCTCACCCTGTTCCTGCACAATCTGCTGACGGAAGAAGACCACGTCTGGCTGCGCAACTATGCCGGCAGCAATCTGGGTTCCGATGAGGCCAAGGTGCTGATCTATGTGAGAGCCACCGGAGCGGTGGATAACACCGCCTGCCGGGATTTCTGCGGCTCGGATACCCTGGCCGCCAGCCAGGTGCTGCGCCGGCTTCGCGACCGCGGCCTGCTGCTCAAGCAGGGCGCGGGTAGCCGCACCTACTATGTACTGAACTCGGCGGAGCACGCACCGCGAGCCGAAACCGTACAGGCTGAGCTGCCCTTGGAAATCCCCACAAGCTCAGGGGAGGATGTGGTTATTTCGGCAAATCCCCACAAGCTCGACCCGCAATCCCCACAAGCTCTTGTGGGGATTCCAGCGGAATTGCTGCAACGCATCCAGGCGGCGGGTCTGAAACCGCGCCAGGCCACGGTGCGTGAACTGCTGCGCGAGCTGTGCGCGCTGCGTCCCTATACCGCTCAGGAGCTGGCGCAGATCCTCGGGCGCAAGGACTCTCGCGAACTCACCCGCATGCACCTCAAGCCCATGCGCGAGGCCGGCATACTGACGCTGCTGTATCCGGAAAGCGAAAAGCATCCCCACCAGGCTTACCGGACAGTGAGGGAAGACAAGGAGCAGGATGGCAATGCAGAAAGTGCATCCAAGACCCGCTGA
- a CDS encoding AAA family ATPase, with protein MKLQTLRLSNFQSFCSEPTELRLDEITYLIGPNGSGKTAALQALCRLFAFDPSLRRILRSDFHVPFDEERAPEERQLWIEADFLFPELAEDEDNSTVAPHFGHMRLDEADGVPRVRFRLSATMGQDGDIEETLAYVLDINADGSPLNTAQVPRSERNHIHVHYLPARRDPADHIAYGANALLGRMLRAVNWDAERDVIKGLTDQISDSLAANPSVDAFSTSLKAAWDTLHKGRFFTDPKITFVASEIEALLRHMSVSFSPGHDEQLVDFARLSDGQKSMLYLSLVLSSQAIGRAVLAEEDQSFDADKLRPPVFTLVAVEEPENSLSPHYLGRIVNALNVMTGSGDAQALIATHAPSMLRRVAPERIRYLRLTEERTSRVTHIQLPDITDEAHKFVREAVQVFPEVYFSRLVVLGEGDSEEIVLPRLLQAKGAPVDESAVSIAPLGGRHVNHFWRLLSALQIPYLTLLDLDVARYQAGWGRIKYVNDQLAVHEPGKVLPADHGIPKWNDATDKVRAYANYRSLLELRDVYFSFPMDLDFAMLLAYPDAYGVVKEDPDDSTIKAVLGKSHYDANQYSKDELKLFGTYHRSFKLGSKPAAHIDALAKLSDEDMLANMPESLGRLADAVIAKLAELPE; from the coding sequence ATGAAATTGCAGACGCTTCGCCTGTCAAACTTTCAATCTTTTTGTTCAGAGCCAACAGAGTTACGGCTCGATGAGATCACGTACTTAATAGGCCCCAACGGTTCCGGTAAAACAGCTGCGCTCCAGGCGCTGTGCCGCTTGTTTGCTTTCGATCCATCATTGCGTCGCATCCTGCGATCGGACTTTCACGTCCCCTTCGATGAGGAGCGCGCGCCGGAAGAACGTCAGCTCTGGATAGAGGCCGATTTCCTATTCCCGGAGTTGGCGGAAGATGAAGACAACAGCACCGTTGCTCCTCACTTTGGCCACATGCGGCTTGATGAGGCAGATGGCGTTCCGCGTGTACGTTTTCGCCTCAGTGCCACCATGGGGCAGGATGGCGACATAGAAGAGACCTTGGCCTATGTCTTGGATATCAATGCAGATGGTTCGCCGCTCAACACAGCGCAAGTGCCCAGATCTGAGCGCAACCATATACATGTCCACTACTTGCCAGCCCGCCGTGATCCAGCAGATCACATTGCCTACGGCGCCAATGCGTTGCTTGGGCGCATGCTGCGCGCGGTGAATTGGGATGCGGAGCGTGATGTCATCAAGGGTCTCACTGACCAGATCAGCGACAGTCTAGCGGCCAACCCATCGGTAGATGCCTTCAGCACAAGCTTGAAAGCGGCTTGGGACACTTTGCACAAAGGCCGTTTCTTTACCGACCCGAAAATCACCTTCGTGGCCTCTGAGATTGAAGCCTTGCTGAGGCATATGTCGGTTTCCTTTTCGCCCGGGCACGATGAGCAGTTGGTGGACTTCGCGCGCCTGAGCGATGGCCAAAAGTCTATGCTCTATCTTTCCCTAGTGCTGTCGTCACAGGCCATTGGTCGAGCCGTACTGGCCGAAGAAGACCAGTCATTCGACGCTGACAAGTTGCGTCCACCTGTTTTTACTTTGGTGGCAGTCGAAGAGCCCGAAAACAGCCTTTCACCCCATTACCTGGGGCGAATCGTCAATGCCCTGAACGTGATGACCGGTAGCGGCGATGCGCAAGCCCTGATTGCCACGCACGCTCCGTCGATGCTGCGACGCGTTGCTCCCGAACGGATCCGGTATCTGCGCCTGACCGAGGAACGAACATCGCGCGTTACTCATATCCAGTTACCCGACATCACGGACGAAGCACACAAGTTTGTGCGTGAGGCCGTGCAGGTCTTTCCGGAAGTCTATTTCTCCCGCCTTGTGGTGTTAGGAGAAGGCGACAGCGAAGAAATCGTGCTTCCACGACTCCTTCAGGCCAAAGGTGCTCCAGTTGACGAGTCAGCTGTCTCGATAGCGCCCCTGGGTGGGCGCCACGTCAATCACTTCTGGCGCCTATTGTCTGCCCTGCAGATTCCCTATCTGACGCTGCTAGATCTGGATGTCGCGCGCTATCAGGCCGGATGGGGGCGAATCAAGTACGTCAACGACCAGTTGGCGGTGCATGAACCAGGAAAGGTGCTTCCTGCAGACCATGGCATTCCCAAGTGGAATGATGCAACTGACAAGGTTCGAGCTTACGCAAACTACAGATCTCTGCTCGAACTGCGAGATGTGTATTTCTCGTTTCCCATGGATCTTGATTTCGCGATGCTGCTCGCCTACCCGGACGCCTATGGCGTGGTGAAGGAAGATCCCGATGATTCAACGATTAAGGCTGTCCTAGGGAAAAGCCATTACGACGCAAACCAATACAGCAAGGACGAACTGAAGTTGTTCGGCACATATCACCGCAGCTTCAAGCTTGGCAGCAAACCGGCAGCGCATATTGATGCGCTCGCCAAGCTCAGTGATGAGGACATGCTCGCGAACATGCCCGAATCTCTCGGACGCTTGGCCGATGCCGTGATCGCCAAGCTTGCGGAGTTGCCTGAGTGA
- a CDS encoding ATP-dependent helicase — protein sequence MITVDAWLPADGLTLEPNALRAAKEQVHCLALTAGPGAGKTEMLAQRADFLLRTGTCRYPKRILAISFKVDASSNLKERVKRRCGSALASRFDSYTFHAFAKRIIDRFRPVLTGDYALDAGYKIADRKPGPSRSLIEFADLVPLAIQILQKSEMARNAIRQTYSDVFLDEFQDCTNLQYELLKLAFQGTNIRLTAVGDTKQKIMGWAGALDGIFQTFAADFTAVPLNMYRNFRSKPRLLRLQNKIIHVLDPTSVMPDDQLAGDEGEVFAWRFEDSRKEAEYLADLIDGWIKTEQLPPAEIAVLISKQLDLYADHLMAALEARGIPFRNEQQMQDITVEPAARLIVDYLSCLYGQREPKAWIRLMNQLVPFADEDVQSNARKDFDQLIKKQRKEAAINGLITEPFSGWWEYVRYFLRQINIEILVALSPDYESRDRLNEVVRSTKVRIEELLNLEPDLPKALERFSDDQAVRILTIHKSKGLEFDSVIIMAVEDEIFFGNQAENRCAYFVGVSRAKKRLVLTHADHRERPAGAKRWEEQRSPKAEYFEYALPFVRQQHEK from the coding sequence GTGATAACCGTCGATGCATGGCTGCCCGCAGATGGGCTGACACTTGAACCCAACGCCCTGCGTGCGGCAAAGGAGCAAGTGCACTGCCTGGCGCTAACGGCGGGCCCTGGTGCGGGTAAGACCGAAATGCTTGCGCAGCGGGCTGACTTTCTGCTGCGTACAGGCACTTGCCGCTATCCCAAACGAATTCTGGCTATCTCGTTCAAGGTTGACGCCAGTAGCAACCTGAAGGAGCGGGTAAAGCGCCGTTGTGGCTCTGCGTTGGCTTCGCGGTTTGACAGCTACACCTTTCACGCTTTTGCCAAACGCATTATCGACCGCTTCCGGCCGGTGCTAACGGGTGACTATGCGCTGGATGCCGGATACAAAATCGCTGATCGCAAACCTGGTCCCTCCCGCAGCCTCATCGAGTTTGCTGACCTGGTTCCGCTGGCGATCCAGATTCTGCAGAAATCAGAGATGGCACGTAACGCCATCCGTCAGACCTACAGCGATGTTTTTCTGGATGAATTCCAGGACTGCACCAATCTGCAATACGAACTTCTGAAGCTCGCTTTTCAAGGCACCAACATTCGCCTGACCGCAGTGGGCGATACCAAGCAAAAGATCATGGGCTGGGCGGGCGCCTTGGACGGAATCTTCCAGACCTTCGCTGCCGATTTCACGGCGGTACCGCTCAATATGTACCGCAACTTTCGTTCGAAGCCGCGCCTGCTGCGCCTGCAGAACAAAATTATCCATGTGCTCGACCCTACGTCCGTCATGCCCGATGATCAGCTTGCCGGCGATGAGGGCGAGGTATTCGCTTGGCGCTTCGAAGACAGCCGCAAGGAAGCTGAATATTTAGCAGACTTGATTGATGGCTGGATAAAGACCGAACAGCTACCTCCGGCGGAAATTGCGGTTCTTATTTCCAAACAGCTTGATCTTTACGCCGACCATCTGATGGCTGCGTTGGAGGCACGCGGCATTCCCTTCCGCAACGAGCAGCAGATGCAGGACATCACGGTCGAACCCGCCGCCCGCTTGATTGTGGACTATCTATCTTGTCTCTACGGCCAGCGCGAGCCAAAAGCCTGGATTCGGCTAATGAATCAGCTGGTTCCTTTCGCGGATGAGGATGTTCAGTCGAACGCACGCAAGGATTTTGATCAACTGATCAAAAAGCAACGGAAAGAGGCGGCCATTAACGGCCTGATCACGGAGCCTTTTTCTGGCTGGTGGGAGTATGTTAGATATTTCTTGAGGCAAATCAATATTGAAATTCTCGTTGCGTTGTCGCCGGACTATGAGTCTCGTGATCGTCTCAACGAAGTCGTTCGAAGCACTAAGGTGCGCATTGAGGAATTGCTCAATCTTGAGCCCGATTTACCTAAAGCCCTTGAACGGTTTTCGGATGACCAGGCGGTACGCATCCTGACCATCCACAAGAGCAAAGGCCTTGAGTTCGACTCAGTCATCATCATGGCCGTCGAAGACGAAATCTTCTTCGGCAATCAAGCTGAGAACCGCTGCGCATATTTTGTCGGGGTATCTCGTGCCAAGAAGCGACTGGTTCTTACCCATGCAGATCATCGAGAACGGCCTGCCGGGGCGAAGCGTTGGGAGGAGCAACGCTCTCCCAAGGCTGAATATTTTGAATACGCTCTGCCGTTCGTGAGGCAACAACATGAAAAATGA
- a CDS encoding restriction endonuclease subunit S yields MKNESLKPGWRRVKFGDVVRQVKDKVDPKTSGLERYVAGEHMDTDDLRIRRWGEIGSGYLGPAFHMRFKTGQVLYGSRRTYLRKVAVADFEGICANTTFVLEPKKPEELLPEFLPHLMQIDEFNDFSIKNSKGSVNPYINFSDLAEFEFLLPPAVAQQSAVALLMASKDQCHAIEEVVVAARRMLQAFKDSLLEGYRQEEIKPYLLGDLLLGSPDSGCSAPPKEAGTGYFVLGLAALSRDG; encoded by the coding sequence ATGAAAAATGAATCTCTAAAACCCGGCTGGCGTCGGGTAAAGTTTGGCGATGTGGTGCGTCAAGTTAAGGACAAGGTCGATCCAAAAACCTCCGGCCTGGAGCGTTATGTGGCCGGCGAGCACATGGATACCGATGACCTCCGCATTCGGCGCTGGGGTGAGATCGGGTCAGGCTATCTTGGGCCGGCGTTCCACATGCGTTTCAAGACAGGTCAAGTGCTGTATGGCTCGCGGCGGACCTACCTGCGCAAGGTTGCCGTCGCTGACTTTGAGGGGATTTGCGCCAATACCACATTCGTCTTGGAACCAAAAAAACCGGAAGAACTTCTTCCAGAGTTCTTGCCGCATCTGATGCAGATAGATGAATTCAATGATTTCTCTATAAAGAACTCGAAAGGGTCTGTAAATCCATACATCAATTTCTCAGACTTGGCTGAATTTGAATTCTTGCTACCGCCGGCAGTGGCGCAACAGTCGGCTGTCGCTTTGCTGATGGCTTCGAAAGACCAGTGCCATGCCATTGAAGAGGTAGTTGTCGCTGCTCGTCGAATGCTACAAGCGTTCAAGGACTCTCTGCTTGAAGGCTATCGACAAGAAGAGATAAAGCCCTACCTGCTTGGCGATCTGTTACTAGGCTCACCAGATAGTGGCTGTAGCGCTCCACCGAAGGAGGCAGGCACTGGTTATTTCGTGCTCGGGTTGGCAGCACTGTCCCGTGATGGGTGA
- a CDS encoding IS3 family transposase (programmed frameshift), with protein MSNQRYPEEFKIEAVKQVTERGLRVADVAERLGVSAHSLYAWVKRYSKPQAQRQQVDDQQAELRRLRAELKRVTEERDIPKKGRRVLCQGVRLKYAVISKLSVEYPVRRLCQTLQVHPSGYYAWLAEPKSAREKEDQRLLGLIKHAWLESGGVYGYRKIHDDLRELGESCGRHRVARLMRVEGLRSQTGYRRRPGYYGGKPTVASPNRLERQFKVSEPNKVWVTDITYIRTYEGWLYLAVVLDLFSRQVIGWSMKPRMCSDLAIDALLMAVWRRKPRQEVMIHSDQGSQFSSSDWQSFLKANNLISSMSRRGNCHDNAVAESFFQLLKRERIRRKTYGTREEARSDVFDYIEMFYNPKRRHSSAMQLSPVEFEKRYFQSLESV; from the exons ATGAGCAACCAGCGTTACCCCGAAGAATTCAAGATCGAAGCGGTCAAGCAAGTCACCGAGCGCGGTTTGCGCGTTGCCGATGTGGCGGAGCGTCTAGGCGTGTCCGCGCACAGCCTGTACGCCTGGGTAAAGCGCTACAGCAAGCCCCAAGCACAGCGGCAGCAGGTAGATGATCAACAGGCCGAGCTGCGTCGCTTGCGCGCGGAACTCAAGCGGGTGACCGAAGAGCGAGACATCC CTAAAAAAGGCCGCCGCGTACTTTGCCAAGGAGTCCGGCTGAAGTACGCCGTCATCAGCAAGCTGTCGGTGGAGTACCCGGTACGGCGTCTCTGCCAGACCCTCCAGGTACATCCCAGCGGTTACTACGCCTGGCTGGCCGAGCCGAAATCCGCACGCGAGAAGGAAGATCAGCGCCTGCTCGGATTGATCAAGCATGCCTGGCTGGAAAGCGGCGGGGTCTACGGCTACCGCAAGATCCACGACGACCTGCGTGAGCTGGGCGAGTCCTGTGGCCGGCACCGCGTGGCTCGCCTGATGCGGGTGGAGGGGCTGCGTTCGCAGACCGGTTATCGTCGGCGCCCCGGCTATTACGGCGGTAAGCCGACGGTGGCTTCGCCCAACCGCCTGGAGCGGCAGTTCAAGGTCAGCGAGCCGAACAAGGTCTGGGTCACCGACATCACCTACATCCGCACCTATGAGGGCTGGTTGTACTTGGCGGTGGTGCTGGATCTGTTTTCGCGCCAGGTGATCGGCTGGTCGATGAAACCACGGATGTGCAGCGACCTGGCCATCGATGCGTTGTTGATGGCGGTCTGGCGGCGCAAGCCCAGGCAGGAGGTGATGATCCACTCCGACCAGGGCAGCCAGTTCAGCAGCTCGGACTGGCAGAGCTTCCTAAAGGCCAACAACCTAATCAGCAGCATGAGTCGACGCGGTAACTGTCACGACAACGCGGTCGCGGAAAGCTTTTTCCAGTTGCTGAAGCGGGAGCGCATCCGACGGAAAACCTACGGCACTCGCGAAGAAGCCCGCAGTGATGTGTTCGATTACATCGAGATGTTCTATAACCCCAAGCGCCGGCACAGCAGCGCTATGCAGCTGTCGCCAGTGGAGTTTGAAAAGCGTTATTTCCAGAGCTTGGAGAGTGTCTAG
- a CDS encoding restriction endonuclease subunit S, whose product MGLIMRLGGVYETRGDSGYVSGDFKPVEPTTKMLAAKLSKGDMLISRSNTVDRVGYVGIFSDERDDVSFPDTMMRLRPNPSLVFSGYLEALLQTTSAREFLMRIAAGTSASMKKINRANLLQMPLEIPSLDAQASALKKLQALNSTIVSQQSRWDDARQLAKLISIKEIGGAA is encoded by the coding sequence ATGGGCCTCATTATGAGGCTTGGAGGTGTCTACGAAACCAGGGGCGATTCAGGGTACGTTTCCGGGGACTTCAAGCCCGTAGAGCCAACGACTAAGATGCTTGCAGCAAAGCTCTCGAAAGGAGACATGCTGATATCTCGCTCCAACACAGTGGACCGGGTTGGATATGTTGGAATATTTAGCGATGAGCGTGACGACGTATCCTTTCCAGACACAATGATGAGACTCAGACCAAACCCATCATTGGTATTTTCCGGATATCTGGAAGCCTTGTTGCAGACGACTTCTGCCCGTGAATTTCTGATGCGAATTGCAGCAGGCACTAGCGCGAGCATGAAGAAGATCAATCGCGCCAACTTGCTTCAAATGCCCTTAGAAATACCGAGTCTTGATGCTCAAGCATCAGCACTCAAAAAACTGCAGGCGCTCAACAGCACAATAGTTTCACAGCAGTCTCGGTGGGATGACGCCCGGCAGTTAGCGAAGCTAATTTCTATCAAGGAAATTGGGGGGGCTGCATAA